The Kwoniella shivajii chromosome 5, complete sequence genomic interval TGATACAAGTTATGCGTCTCGATCATAGATGCATATGGTTTCGTATGTCTTTGTACATACCTATTTTTTTGATATGTCAGCTTATACCCAACATTCTTTCATGAAGTGTTTTGATATGGGACTTACCTGACATCTGATTCTTCGTCTGGACCGGTTGATACAGGTTTCAAGTAAAAAACActttttcctttaccttttgatgaAGCGGCGTATTTTGATGCTGTAGCTCGGACTAGAGCCGTGGTAAGAAGAGTTTTGCCCACGTCGGTGTTTGCTACATCTCTGTAAGCTTAGCAACCGAATGATTACGCTCAAGGTGAGACTGCTTACCGCCAAAAACTTGATGTATCCTGAAGTTGGGGAAAAGGAGAGGCATGATTGGGACCGATCAGCTGAGCAGAATCAACTGTGTTCAGGTCGATGCTGGAAGACGCCGCGGCCTGTGATACTATTCCAAGGGATCCTGTTGTTGCGTATGATGTGTGAGATATGTACAAGATCTACCTCTTAAGTCTGACATCTTTTCCCCCCATACCTATGTATTTCATTGTCAACAATTCGGAAATCTCACTCGAAAGCCGAAAGAAAGTGGGAACAGTGGGGACCCCCATTGACAAAAAGTGGGGGGAATATATATGCTATGGGTTGATATCACCATTAATTGCTGTGCACGCGTTGAAATGTCTGTCACCtgaaaatcaacaacatcacTTTCCTACAAAACATTCCTCTTCGTGTCTCTGAACAGCCCTTGCCACCTGAAACAGGTCTTGTCCATTATACATCCAACACACGAACATTCAACGAACAGCGAGGACCACTCCACTACTCACGTCTTACGATACACAGTGTACAGAGATCAAGAATAACACTGAAAACGACTCCAGAACAATGGCTCAACCACCGGAGCCTAAACGCTCGCAATCTACGACATCCCTATCACGACTGTTTCACGGTACAGGTCAAAATGGACACATCaacggagaagaagaacttaACGATCCAAGGATGGATTTCTGCAATTCTTTCTGGGGacaaggtgataaaggtttCGAAGTCGTCATGGCTAGATTAAGAGGAGCGGGAAGAACGGTAGATGAGTTGAAAGGGTATTggaaggaaaggtgagtgCTGCCTAACAACTTAATCAGACAATGCAGGCGGAGGAACCTGAAATTGCAATGGTGTGTGCCATGGCCCAAGCATGACCATGGAATAGCCATGATATCTGTGTACGATGAATAGGAAGGGGACGATTAGAGCAGAttggaggaaaaggaggagtTTGTAGCTTATAAGGGAATGATACTGACGTAATTTCTTCTGTCCCACAGAGCAGcaatagaagaagattacgCTAAACGACTCACAAAGTTATCTAAACATTCAataggtaaagatgagattggagatTTATCAGATGCTTTACAACATTTATTAAACGAAACTGCATCTCAAGGTGCATATCACGCTTCTTTAGGAAATGAAATTCGCCAAACTGTGGAACAACCAACAGCTGAATTAGCAGCTAGATTGTCaaacctgaagaagggaCTACAAACTAGTGTAGAGAAAGCGTATAAGAATAAAGGATTACAAGAACAACACGTACAAAAGGTATGTAATAACCGTATACTTTCGTGCAAATTATCGAAAACTAATTGATCTTTTCATGCTTAGGCGAGAGACAAATACGAAGAAGACTGCCTCAAACTGAATTCTTATACCGCTCAATCCTCTTTGACTCAAGGAAAGGAATTGGATAAACTGCACAGTAAACTCGAAAGGGTTAGACAGACAATAGGAGCCAATGAACAAGATTTCAGACAGCTAGTTAGAATTTTGGAACAAACTCAATCTAGATGGGAAGGGGAATGGAAAGGTTTTTGTGATGTGAGCTATCTCAGCTGCTTTACCATGGTATCATCTGCTGACACTGATTCTATAGCACGTACAagatttagaagaagatcgacTGGCTTTGACAAAGGATCTGATTTGGGTATACGCTAATGCGGTATCACAAGTCTGCGTAGAGGACGATAGTGTAAGCTTCTGTTTCGACTCCTCTTTGGATAACGCGAAAAGCTGACGAACGACACAGTCATGCGAGAGAGTTAGAGAAAAGCTAGAACAGTTTGAACCTCAGAATGATATGCTCAATTTCGTCAGAGGTTGGGGTACTGGTGATATGATACCAGGTAAGCTAGTCGGACCTATTGCATATGACGTTCTGCTAATCTTGTCCATAGATCCACCTCGTTTTATCAATTATAATGCCGGAGAATCTTATCCGACTCAACCGACTTATCACGTCTCACATTTCCAACGTATATCCTCTCGACCGCCCATGCCATCTCAACAGGCTTCTTCGCAGCCCCAACCAGATCAGCAACAAGCTGAGGAACCATCTGAAGGTATTCAGCCCAATGGCCATAACGAAAAAGCCATCAATGGCGTTtcagatcaccttcagagGACCTCGTTGCAAGACGAGTCTCCTGCAGCTGCTCGTTCAGCGCCAGTTGCGGAACCGGAAAAAAAAGCACCCTTCGGTGGGATCGCCCTTCCTGGCATGGCTGCTGCTACGTcgccgccaccaccaccgcaAGATGACTCCAGCAAATTAAGCTCGATgcctcctccacctgtcCCTCCGACCATGACTATGCCTGAGCCTCGAATACCATCCAGACAGAGCAATCATAGTCCAGCTCCTCGTAATGtcaatgatcaagaagatccAATGGCGAAAGCACTTGCTGACCTTCGACGAGAACCTCCCCCACCAGGGAGTGTTAGACGGAACGCTTCTCATCGTCGACCTGAGTCGGTCGTTTCTGCGTCTGGTTCAGCACGAGGAAGCCAATATGGCCATGGGATCAAGTCACCAAGCTCGCCAGCACCAAATAGGTCATCGTACCAACAAAATATGGCTCATGCTCCGTCTCGTGGTTCAGTTGACATGACCTTGTCTCCACCTCAACCAGGCCATACAGCAGCTGCATTAGCTAGATCAATGGAGGACTTCAGACAACAATCTTCTCGAGGACCTGAATCTAAGAGACACTCTGTGAATTATTCAAATTACGGTGATGATGTCGTTGGAGCTCATCCAACTTCCCgaccttcatcaccttctgctgCCCAACGAGCACCATCACCAGCGATGATGCAACCACCACAACAACCTGCTACCCACATCGCTGATGAAGTGTTATCTCAATACCATCAAGCATTCCCGGGcgagagaaaagagagatcaagatccagAGCTGGATCAgtgatttcatctcattcaagAGCCGGTTCATTCGTAGATCAACAGCCACCCGTATCTCCAGGTGGTCAACCAAGAGAAGCTTTCGCTGGCATCggtgctggaggtggtagaAGTCCAAGTCCACAACCACCGGTTTTCAGATCACCTAGTCCAAGTCCACAAATGACTCAAGGTTCGCTAGGTCCACAGAACTTGGGAATATCATTGGATGCTAAGGGTGGTGTAGCACAAGACACCATGGCTGAAACATACAGAAGACAATTTgagcaacaacaacaacagcagcaacgacaacaatctcaacaacaaaaaggtccaccacctcaacaaaTGGCAAGCTATCCAGGACAAAGGAATAGTCAATACAACgctcaacaacctcaacagTATGGTTCACAAGGATATGGATCAGATCAAAGGGGATCAACGTATGGTGCaccacctaaatcacctaTGGGcaatcaacaagatcaaagatcaTCGTATTACGGTGCACCAAAATCACCAATTTCAGCTCAAGGTGCTCAACCTCCTTTAGTCGGTAATAGACCTACATCTGGATATGGTCATTCTCCACAGCCAAATCCTCAGCAACCATTCAATGCAAATCCACCATCAACATTTGCTGGACAGGGACCACCCCAACCTCAATACAACGCCTATCCCTCACAACAGCAACCGGGTcaatatccttcttcaggttATAATCAGCCACCTCAACCTGCATACAACCAACACCCATCGCCCACACCACAGTCCCAATATCCCGCAAGCAATGGCTATCCctcacaacaacaacaacaacagcaatcaTATAGCGGACCTAACGGTCAAGGATATCAGCCAGCACCTGCAACGAATCAATATGCTCGTTCGGCAAGTCCAGCTCCTGTTTCACAAGTGAACCAGTATGCTCGATCAGCGAGCCCAGCTCCAGCccaacaaccacaacaatACGGTTACAGAGGTCCATCACCTCAACCTTACAACGGAGGTCctggtccaggtggaagAGCAGGTCAAACTCCAAGTCCGCAACCTAACCAACCTCCTAATAACACCGCTCCGACTGGTCAATGGAGTACCACTGGATTACCTGTGCTTTTCTGTGAGTTTACATCTTGATACCACTGATCACGCTTGTAAACACCTCGCTATGATTTCGAAATGCTAATTCTTTCAATGGTTCAACATAGACGTCAAAGCATTGTACGATTACTCGGCTTTGTCTTCTGCTGAGTTCGATTTCCAAGCTGGAGATATCATAGCGGTCACATCTACACCAGAAGATGGATGGTGGTCCGGTGAACTATTAGATGAAGCAAGGAGGATACCAGGAAGAACTGATTTCCCAAGTAATTTGTGAGTAGAACAACACGCTTTCATACTTTGATACAAGGaatctcagctgatgtcCTGCTTGATACAGCGTCTGTTTGTTCTAATGCCCAAAGATGTAATGATATGTAATGAAGTGATACGAGAAGGTACATACCGGTAGAATCGATTGAGTAGGATTAGTTTTGCAATGGAAAAAATTGATGACCATTTACAACTCGGTACGCTGATgtttttgatgaaagaaaggTGCACGCATATACAGTTTTTAACTTTCTTTGTCTTTACTTCTTATGCAATATATATACCCGTTGAATGATAACGAAAGGATGCTATACCACTGCCTCCCTAAATTGATCTGCAAATGCGAAAAAGACAGTCATGTACATGATCAAGCGAAAGGAAAGATCTTGCTTTCGTGTGAACGACAGAGATTAAATGCTTCACGATGAATGAGTTGACCTCCACTATGTTTATGTTGTTACGCGTCAATCATGCAGCTTGATTATGACGAAATGCAAGATAGAAAAGGGTTGTTCCCGAACAGATGTATCAGTTGCAttcttcattgtcattgAGCCAACCAACTTACCCTATAGCCTCTCCAAATAAGGTATACATTACCTCGGTGATTATTGTTAGGAATGGACGAGGAAGCAGATCTCGCTTTGCTGGTGAGGCCGTTCACGAATCTAGGTGTGTGAAGATATCATTGTTGACACGAGAATGTTTTCATTATAggatcaacatcttctgaAGACGAACCTACTCTCTCAGCGAATGACCAGTATGTTACTTGCTATATCCTGCTTACCTACCCGGATCGAGATTAACAGGGTTCACTCTGACTCGTAAGAAGgagatgagctgattgtGTCTTTTGGTGATTTCACAATAGATATCCTTGGTCAATTGGATACGAGACTTTCAAGATTAGATAAAACTATAGCACCTTTAGGACTTGGACCATTGACTAAGAAGGATACTAGTGAGTCATCATCCTTTGGACAACGATCTATGATTGTGATACAGAGAGGGTGACATATCTCACGAAAAGACAACGGCTCATGAGGTCTTGCCGGGCTAAGGGGTTGGTTAGCTGATCATATTTCGAGTAATTAGATATCGAATTAATATTACAAGCTTtgaatggtaatggtaatggtaatggtaacTCTTCgcaatcttcctcatcgaataaaccatcatcttcaatacctcCGTTAAGACCTCTTCGGAGTATACCTGTACCATCGTTCAATTCGGACTCAAATCCTAGTCCGACCATTCAAACTACAGGTTTAGGTTCACTTCCTAAGAATAATGGCATACTATCACCGATATCCTCGCCGTCAATCTCGAAACCATCTCCAGTATCAGGACCTTCAATCAAAGGCTTCTCTTTGGGAACACCACTAGGAAACCCGTTACCATCACATTTGAGAACACGTACGAATGACCTATCTCCAATCCAATCTGCTGCTCCTTCAACGACAGCCAGTCCGGCAGACGAAACTGCTTTATTAACCAGGGGACCGGATATCATGTCTCTATCTGAATACAATACTGCTTTCGATGGAGTTGTGACTGATCTGGAAAGGATGTATAAAGGTTTGATggaaggtagaggtggtgCGAGGGAAGCGGGTGTAAAGGATTTGGCAAGTTCTCCATTTTTTCATTGGGATGTGTGTTGCGGCTTGAATCGAGGAGGTATGGCTAGGGTAGCATAATGAAGGACGAAAGGCTATAACGCTGACTGGTACATGTCTCATTCCAATAGAGCGCCCTCGTCGAGATTGGGTTCTCGGGAATGACACAGCTATTCCTCAAGATatcgaaagatggaatgggtAAAACTATCGATGCTGAGGCTCTACTGAATAGTGGTGAGTATGTTCAATGTTTCAACTACCTCAGATTCATGGCCTTGAAAGAAACTGTATACCACTGTATCGCGCACCACGCTCAATTGCTTCAATGTCTCCTTACTCATTGTACGTTGTGAGATGAACTAATGATTGACTATTGCTGAAAGGTCCCCCAACACCCCCAACACTCTTTCCACCAATTAACACTCTCCTCCCTCTTACATCCAAAATCAACTCAACCCTCTATCCAAGGAATCCAACTCCCAAGACCCTCTCTATCGTTCAACCAATATGGGAACAAACGATATCTTCCTTCGCTGAGATGAGAGGAGATTGGTTTTGCCGATGTCTCAGCGGACTAGTGAGCAgagtggaagagattgatgaaggtgggaTCTGGtcagaaggaagaggtagagataAAGTGAGAGGGTTAGTTGGGTTATGGGAAAGTCTTTTAAATCTTgctgaggtgagtgatatgaCTATGACTACTCCATACTATGTTTTTTGGTGTCAAACTATCTCTGTCCCCTATAAAGTGGTCTTTCTATCTCTCCTCATCGCTAATCAGTTCATCTAGGCCGAGACATTACTCATAACCACATTATTCCCTACTCCTCCACCTACTTTATTGCTTCAAACTCTATCTTCACCCACACAACTTCTCACTTCAACATTACAACCTACTTTGAATTCCATCAAAAAATCACTATCATCACAAATATTCACAGCGCTAGACCTATATACATCGTTGACAAAAACACAAATATCGTGGGATCAAGGTTTGACCAAATGTTTTCAAATGACATAcacaccttcatcacctgaaacaAAAGATAATTTATCGATTTTGAATCAACCGATATCGACTTTGAGATCGTTGTCATTAAGATCATTCCCTGAATTATTAGTTGATATCAGAACAACACAAATTGATGGACCTCCAACTTCCTCTATATCAGAAACGACCCACTCGACTCTGAATTATCTGGAGACTCTACCTCAATACGAAAATGTCGTCGAAGGTCTATTGGGTAAAAGTCACAGTGAAAGATCTTGGTTGATGGGTCAAAAAGATCCTCCTAGTCCAGCTAGAAATGCCAATGAAGAAGGCGGAACTGTCAATCTGTTTGTCGGTGAGTGTGAACCCTTTTTCTGGCTATCTTGTGATCGAGAATTATGCTGTTACGTCCCGAAGTATGACATATCGTACGGACCCAATACTGATATTCCTCATTGAACACAGCCGATGTACTCGGCACTCTTCTTATTCATCTGGATGCAAAATCAACGTCGATGCGAAAACCTATTGGACAGGCATTCTTACTGAATAACCGTGAGTCCAATGATTTCAAATTGACACTCAAGGCATATACTGAGAAGAACATCTCGGCTGACATCACATAAAGTGTCGCACATAAGGAATACaacatcttccttcaattctGATATCATCGGACCTGGAGCGGAAGACATGTTGAACAAGGCATTCAGAGATGCTAAAAGGTGAATAAAGTTTCCTTTGTTCGAGTCCGCAAGCCTAAGGATTCTTGGAAGACTGCTTGCTGACATGCTTATCTGTACATAGTCAATACTTGACAGAGTTCCATTTGTTGGTCAACTTGCTGACGACAACACATTCAACGCCGCGGTTCGGTGTACCTGTGCCACAAGGCGAAAGACATCACTTGAAAGAATCTGCAAATCAATTCTTCGAGAAATTAGCCGAATTAGAGAATATAGTCTTACAATATCCATTGAATAGACAGGACCCAGATATGAGAGACAGAATCTCGAGAGAAGCAGAGAATATCATAAGAGGTGGTTATGATGCCTTTTGGGGCAGATGTGCTGGTAAAGGTATTGAGAAATGTGAGTCTGGTTTCATCGATGACCCTCTGGAATGGGGGCCAGGAGTAAGACATAATCTAGTAATGCGCCCAAGGTAATGAGCGGTGAACGATAAACCATCCGAGCACCATGAAGCCGGCTAGAGTGTGCTCCTTATAAAAGAAATGCTACAGAGCTGACTCGAGAGTATACCCCAGATCTAAGAGGTTCACCGGATGATGTTACAAGGAGAGTACAAGCTATGTTCCGGTGACAGACATATCtattttctctctttctaaGATGGTTGTTAGGAACTACAGTTGCGGAGTGATTCCTGAACAAGGTAAAGTTGTTGTAGTGATCTCAGGTCTACATGCATATCATACATATCACACATATTATATCTCGtttcaatcagcttcacccACCATCCTGTTCACCGAATATCCCATCTCTCGGGTTGAATTGATTACCGGCGGGAATGGGATGCAACGCGTGTGCGAGAGATGTTTTCACGATCACGAGCAATATTTGACGGGTGTCTTTGGGTCATTGTTCTCATTGCACTTCTCGAGTCTGAACCGTACCCACCATCGACAAGACAAGACAAGGAAAGGAACAATCATATGAGAAATCACTAATCAAAAAGAATATGTCGAGTGGAGAAATTGAGAACCTGGCTTATGTCGATATCCAAGTGAGTAGGAATCGGGCCATCCTCAGATTTTGACATCATTCGAATTGAGTACCTGCATTAAGCGGAAGGAAGCTTGAATCACTGACTTGGACGCAGCACGACGCTCTAGCAGTATTTGACGATGTGGATCAAGGTACGGTCCTTTCAGAAGATATTTGGATATCAGGAGTGAGTTCTGCTTTTGTCATCAGCTCTTACCGTTTGATATTTCAGATAAAGACAGAATGGAGGGAAACGAACGTTCACTGACCTCACGTACGCCTTCCTTGCATAGTACCAATTTGGGGAAACTTCCTTACATGGTAAAGCGAAAGTCATAGTGAAAGAAGGGGGAGGATCAGAATTAGTACCTAGAGAAGGAGTCAAAATTGagagaatatcaaaggtACGAGACATTTCGTCCGACCCAAGGAATCCTTCCATTCTATAGTAAATCCATACACATATCTGAATATCTGAGCGAATTCGGGACAACTACTAATTTTGAGTCAATACAAACTTTGGACGTATCGGAAATAGACAACTTTCAACGCTACGATACCTTCTCTATCTATCCAAAATCGTTTAATCAAATTTCCAAAACAAGTTATCAATCCTCCTTATACGAAGAAATCGGATCTTGACGTGAGTTCAATACCTTCACAATCAAGATGCATTTGAGACGATATGAGACGTACGAGTTAGATAGACAGGGGGACTCAGCTGAATACCATCTTGCGATAGGCTCCCTTACATATCAATTGCGCTTCGCTCAACCCGAAATCAGCCCATATAGTATTAGGTGGACCTGATGGATATTGTGTTATTTTACCTACATCATTGAATACATCTACATCAGAGAAGCCAGTCATGCTACAAGGTCATGTGGGGGATGTCAGAGATGTTAAATGGTTTCCAAGTggagaagtgagttgaaTTACGTTGCACCATTATCACACCACAAATGTTTTGTAAGAAGACAGAATGGGGGAAGGGAAGCTAAATTCAATTTCACTTGTTCTCGTTGTCAACTCAACAGGTAATCTTaacagcttcatcagatttatcAATAAGGATATATGGTAAAAATGGTATAAATCCAAGAACTTTACGTGGTCATACAAGAGCTATAACCTGTATACATATAATCGGAATTGGTAAAACAATTTTATCAGGTAGTAAAGATGGTACAATCAGACTGTGGGATATAAGTAAGAATGAGGAAATTGATCGTTGGTTAATTGGtacttcatcaagaaaagCCGTAGATTCAATGATAATTCTCAATGTTAACGACCCTACGATACTAGGAATTCAAGATGTAAATGTGGATAGTATAATGTTACTCAATGTACAAGATGGTATTTGGATACAGCCATTCtctacatcaacatcaaaaggagaagaaaaagaagaaggctgGTTTGTCAAAAATCAATCTGAAAGTCAATTGTTATCAATTGCACATCAAGATGGAATAGTTGTATCAGGTTATACAAATGGTATGATCGAAATCATGGATTTAGAAAACCTGAGAAAACCATCCAAGGCTACTGCAACCAATtcagatcaaggagaaagcCAAGTAATAGGAAGGATAAAACGGATCAAAAGGAACGAATCTCCGATTTACAGTTTAGTCTTGACGAAAGTTGAAGATTCGCAAGAGGAAGGGAGATTCAATTTGTATGTAGGGACTGCAGCTGGTTTACCATGTGTATTGAGTATAATGAAGACGGAAAATGGGTTCAGAGTGGAAacaaaagaggaattggCTGGATGGGAAGCCGTAGGTGTCGAAGCTTGGGCAatagggaaagaaggagaagtatgGTGTGCcggaggtgaaggtggtttgagaCGGTACTAGACATTTTTATCAGTAGTACATGGTTACTTCACAAATGATATGGGATCTATGTCTGGGATCAGGACAACCCTAACGCGTTTTCAAAAACTGCACTGTTTGAACACGAAGCCTCGGTAGATTGGATGTCAACAAAACTTGCCAAACATAGGGTGAGGTTTTTGGGCCGCTCCCAATATTCGTGAAATATAGTCACATCATTTTTATACAGGGTATATATCTATCGTAAGGACCAAGACACAGGGAGAATAAACTGATTATCGATCTCGTGCGAGGGCTATTGGTAAGCAGATTCCATCAGCAGGCCCATTCTGCGGGGAATGAGGAGAGATAAGGAAAAGGACGAACGATTGTACATCAAAAGCTTCTCAATCAAGTCAACTAAGGATGATCTGTTAGCTGCACGTTTCTGAAAGTCAGCTACCACACCGCAGCTTACCGTGTGTAAGGACCATTCTTCGACAACAATATCGTTTCCTATTTAGAAGCATGACAATCAACATCTGATTCTCCATAATTTCCATAGCCATCTCATCCAGAGATTTGTATGCCTCCACTCACAATTGAAGTCTATCTAACGCATCACTATGGACAAGAGTAGCGTTGTTAGCTTGAAGTTCAAATCGGATAGGCAGATTATAAGGCTGCACCTACCCTTCGTCTACACCCGCTGCCAATAACTCTAAATAACTATCCCAGAGATTACCAATGACTTTACCACATGAGAAGCATCTAACGGGAATGATCTATAATGTCTTCATCAGCTCATGGAGGGAACCGGTTTCGAGTGATAGCAGATCACTGCATACTGACCATGTTGCCTCGGgatcttctctcttctagTGACTGTGGAAACGAGGAGTATGAGTGTGAATGACCAGATCAATGTTGTGTAAATacatttgttgttgaaatAATTCATAACTTCTGCTCGAGAGGATTGTGAAATGGAAGAGTAgaaacggaatcaaaaaaggaaatccTCTTTCCTGGTTGAGATTTTAATCCACGTAATGCTCTACCAAGAGTGCCTGTGCCACGTGCTCATCACTGCTTGATTACGTCAGCATCAACGTTACGCGTCTTTTGGTggttgttttctttttccgaGCACTGACGAGTTTTGATTTAATCATTATTTGTTTTGATATGTCTGATTGATAGATTAGAACAGATTATCATCAATAAAGCCAACTTCGCCCGTCAAACAAGAGCTTCAAACAAAGATGGCGATAGCTAAAGCTGTCTCAGCATCAAAGACAGCTCCTCCAGCGGTACCGAGGAAGACCCGAACAGCTGCAGCATCAAAAACAAGAGATGCAGATGAATTAGTGGAAGGATTAGGCAAGTTGAGTATAGCTCAGCCTACCCAAACCGTCAAGCGAGTCACAAGAGCTGCTCCAACGGCGAGTAGTAGCTCCGCGCGTCCTACTCCTACTACCACGACAAAGAAGGCCACCACAACTGTCGACAAACCAAAGATAGCTACAATTTCAGCTCACGTGCCGACAGCTGGTCGAAGTACGGCTGCAAGTGTGAAAACAAGCGCAAAgggtaaagggaaagcttCGACCTTGGAAGATACATTTCCATGGGCTCGACCGTCTTTATCATCTGATGAACCCATATTGAAACCTATCGATAGAGTCAGAGCAGCTATGCAAGCTGTCAATACCTCTTCTAAATCTTTCTCATCAGCTGTATCGTCAGGTTTCCGATATAACTCTccaacatcgtcatcgtcaacTTCACCCTCAGTCGCACCAATAGCAAAAGACGTGGAGGAACCATGGACCGATGCAAAAATAGATCATCTGGTAGAGACATGTCAAATCGGTTTCAGAGTTTTGAGGGAGCTGGATCAAGAAGGTCATTTACCGGgcaaagctgaagatgtgGAAAGAAGCGTAATGGCTGTAATGGGCAAATGTATTTCACTGGGAATGGTAAGTAATTCTCGTTTACTTAGCCCGAAACAAGCATTGTCATACTGAGACTACCAATAGTATCGGAAAGCTATGGAAATTCTGACAGATGCTCGTCTCGCTCAACTACGCTTATACACGCCTCGCCCTATGCCAAAAACACCAGCGCCGTCAGTcacgtcaacatcaactaTTCCTAAAGGACAATTCAGCACATCCACAATAATGAATACAACAGTGCTCAAAGACACTTCCGCTCGTCCTCGTTTGATTCCATCGACCAAGGTCAAATCACCCTCGGAAGTTCTATCACGAGAATGGTTGGATGCGGCAAGGCTGCCGGCTCCTGAAAAAGGATCGAACTTGTCAGAAGTGGTCAAGGGAATATTGTTCTCGGCTATCATGGGAAGCTGGATATGTTTAGTCAGTTTAAGTAAGGATCCAGAagtggtgagtgattctcgAACGTCAGAAAGAAGCTCGGACGGTACAAATCAATATTAATCACTGCTTTCCGTTACAGCTTCTGCCTGTTCTTACTCTCCCTCTGCAGAATTCTTCTGAAGAGGAGCTTCATCCACTCATTTTAgcactttcacttcctcgAAATTCGATTATAGTCTCACTGCGTACTTTCTATCGCCAAGTCGGCTCTTTGACACTTTCTCCTGGATCAAGGCCTTACCTACGTATTCGACATTTGTCTCTACTAGCAATGGGTATTACcatatctccttctcccgATTCAAGGCCGAACCTCGAGCAGTATTGGGATACAGTTCATCGATCGATTTTGAC includes:
- a CDS encoding DNA-directed RNA polymerase I, II, and III subunit rpabc5, yielding MIIPVRCFSCGKVIGNLWDSYLELLAAGVDEGDALDRLQLKRYCCRRMVLTHVDLIEKLLMYNRSSFSLSLLIPRRMGLLMESAYQ